From the genome of Pseudomonas sp. WJP1:
CCACATTCAAGGACATCGTCAAAGCCAGCCAATTCGAGCGCCAGGAAGTCTACAGCTGGCTGTTCAAGAGCCGTCACAAGGGCGCGCGGGACAACCGGATCCGCACCATCCTGGAGATCGAAGCCTTCCTCGACATTCACCAGCGCTGGCAGCAAGTCGGCTACCCGTTCGATCATCTGGTGCCATCGCTGGCCACCGCCATCGGCAGTTCCGGCGACCGTCCGGCTGCTTTGGCCGAGCTGATCGGTACCATCCTCAACGACGGCGTACGCATGCCGACGCTGCGCATCGACAGCCTGCACTTCGCGGCGAACACACCCTATGAAACCAAGCTGATCAATGACCCGGATGTCGGCAAGCGGGTGATGCCGTCCGAGGTTGCCACGGCCATGCGCGAAGCCTTGTCGCAGGTGGTGGACGCCGGTACGGCCAAACGCGTTGCCGGCAGCTTCACCACCCCGGATGGCAAAGCCCTGGCCATGGGTGGCAAGACCGGTACCGGTGACAACCGCATCGAGGCCATCGGTTCAGGCGGTCGCATCCTCAGCTCGAAGTCGATCAACCGCACTGCGACCTTCGTGTTTTACATCGGCGACACCCATTTCGGCACCCTGACCGCGTTCGTGCCGGGGCGCACGGCCGAAGCCTTCAAGTTCACCTCGGCCTTGCCGGTACAAGTACTCAAGGGCATGGCACCGATTCTCACGCCGTATCTGCAACCGGGGAGCAACAGTCAGTGCCTGCCGGTCGAGGTGGCACGGCGCTGAAGAACGCCGGGTGGTACATAGTTATTTTCGGCATGGATAATTCAAATGGTTTAAGCGGACAGACACCGATTCGGCAACGATAAAACCGACTTTTACTTTAAGCCCCGAGCGTTAGGCTGGAACGCCACTTAACGCTTGAGGTTTATGCAAAACATGCCGCACATACATGGACGTATATCTGCTGACACCGGCGAAGAAAAAGGTCGCCACTACGACTTCATCCAGAGCCGGATCCACCCCACGTTCAAGGGCGCCTCGCGCCAACGCATTCGCGAACTGAGCCAAACCAAAAGCACGTCTGAGCAGTGGACAACGATCTCCAGGGTTTTCGACCACACGCCGTTGCAACAGGCCAACCTCGAACTCTGGTCAGCCCAAAACAGCGTCGACCGCACTCTGGAGAAAGTCCAGGGCGTCTACGAGTTCGCCGAACCGTTACTCACCGATGCCCTGCTGAAACAGTACAGGGTTGATGTCGATGTAACCCAAACCTGCCTGTACCTCTACCTACCGAAAACCCTGCCCTGGTACGCCAGCGACCTGGGTGGCGTGGTCACCCGCACCGTCTCGTTGCTGGACGCGGCCCTGCACAACTTTTCGAGCAAGGAAACCTGCGAAGCGGACTCGGACTTCATCAGCCAGCCCGATGCGCGCGGGCACTTCGATATCTTGCCGATCAAACGCAAGATGAGCATCGCCCAGTTCCAGGGCCTGTGCCGTGAGCTGGACATCGGCGCACGCTACAACAAGTACCTGGAAGAACAGCTAAAGCCCAAGGACGGTCTCGCCCAAGGCGTCTTGAAACGCAAGCTCATCGAGAGCGACAAGGCCGCGTTCAAGGCCGCCGCGCAACTGGCGGTCCTGACCGGGGACATCGACGCGCAAGCCCGAGACCTGATCCTGAGCATGCTCGATGGCCAGCGCAACCTCACCCGCAAAGGCTGGGTGATGGAGTTCAGCGAGTTGTCCATTCTCGACAGCCGGCTGACCGGCATCGTGTTGCTCACCGCCCGGGCGGAGCAAGACCCGCGCGCCGTCACGCCGGTGATTGCCTATGTCCCGCAAGACCCAGAGCACCCGCTCAAGGAATACGCATCGGGCGTCGCCTTGCTGGATGAACTGACCCGCCAACTGCGCGCCAACCTTGTCGTGTCATCCACCGGCATGACCTACCAGCAATACTTCAGCCGGTTCGTCGATCAGGCGGACCGTGGGCATTTTTTCGGCGGGCTGCAACAGCGTCTGTTCGAAGTGAAATGGCATGAAAAAGCACCGCTGGACCCGGGGCCGAGCTGGCGCGAAGTGCCCGTCACCACCCCCAACCTGCACTTCGGGACGACCCCGTTCACCGGCGAACTCTGGCAGTACCGCTTCGAACTAAAACTCAGCAAAGTCCTCAACGACGCCAGGTACATCGCCGTGTCCACCGCCGAGGCCGACTCCAACGCTCGCTGGGCCTGGTGGGAGAACTTCAGGAAAATAGTCTCGGACCTCTTCAACATCGCCCTGATGGTCGTCACGCCTTTCGTTCCCGGGCTGGGTGAGATGATGTTGGTTTACTCCGCGTACCAGATGACCAGCGACGTCGTCGAAGGCATCCTCGACCTCACCATGGGCTTGCGGATCGAAGCGGGCGAGCATATTACCGCTGCGGTCACCGACTTCCTGTCACTGGTGGCGTTTGCCGCCGGCGGCCAGATCGGTGAGGTGGCGCGCCTGAAACTGTCGCCGCTGATCGAAGGCATGAAACCGGTGACCCTGCCCAATGGCGAACCCCGCCTTTGGAACCCCGACCTCACCCCCTATCAACGGCCCGATGTGCAGCTGCCGACGGACTCGCGTCCTGACGCGCTGGGGCTGCATACCCACGAGGGCGAAAAAATCCTGCCGCTGGAGAATCAGCACTACGCCCTGCAACAGGATGCGCAAACCGGCACCTGGCGAGTCAAGCACCCCGAACGCGACAATGCCTATCAACCGGAAGTGAAACACAACGGTCGTGGCGCCTGGACCCATGAAGCGGAAAACCCGCGCACCTGGGAACGCCCGACCCTGATGCGCCGCCTCGGCCACTCGGTAGAGGCCTTTACCGACGCCGACCTCGAACAGGTACGCATCGCCAGCGGCACCGACGAAGGTGCGTTGCGCCGCCTGTATGCCGACAACACTGCCCCGCCGCCCTTGCTTGAAGACAGCCTCACTCGCTTGCGCATCCAGCGCCAGGCCCGGCAAAACGTGGAGAACATTCGCACGGGCCAGGCACTCGATGCTGACGCGTACTGGTTTGAGCCGCTGGCGACTTACCTGGACGGCTGGCCGGAGGACAAAGCCCTGAAGGTCTATGAAAAAACCGATAGGACCGGCCCGTTCCGTCAGTATGGCAATGCCGAGGCAACGAACGAGCAGACGCTATCCACTAGCCTGGCACAGCTCACAAGCGCCGAGTTCGCCCCTGACCTGGTCGAGTTTCTCAGCGAAGAAGAACTGCGGGCCGTGTTAGGCAGCCCGGAGGACAAAAGTGCGCAAGTGCAGACGATGCGCGATCGCCTCGCGGATGAAGCCACCCGGCTGAACACCGACATCGTCAATCAGCTGTATCAGGGTGCGCAAGCCTGCGACGATGCGCAGGTGAGCCTGATCCGGCAGACTTACCCCGAGCTGCCATCCAGTGCAGCCAGTATCCTGCTGGACACTGCCGAGCCGGGCGAGCGCACTCGCCTGACCCAGGAGCAACGGCTACCCCTGAGCCTCAAGACCCGCGCCCGTGAAGCCGCGTTCGAAGCCCGGACGAACCATGCCTACGAGGGTTTCCACGACGGCGCGCAGTGGTCGGTGCAAACCGAAAGCCTGGCGCTGAACGCCTTGAGGATTCATACCGACACCTTCGCGCAGCTGCGCATCGAGGTTCGCGAAGGCGCCACTGATGGCACCGTGCGCACGAGCGTAGGGAACCCGGACGCATCGACCGTTCGGCTGCTGGTCCGAAACGAGCCGAACCAGTTCGGAGTATGGGACGACGCCAACGGCAAACTGCATGACGCCACTGATTTCTACGAAGCCGTCCTCAATGCCATGCCAAGCGAAAAACGCGCACAGCTTGGCTATCAACCAGGCCAGGGCGAGCACTTCAGGCAATGGGTCATGGCCAAGACCGACACCCCTGCCGAACGCCGCACCGCCCTCGCCGAACCGCCGATTCTGTCCACGGCCAACCATCAGGACATGACGCTGTTGCGCGGCCCCACGCTCTCGCGCTCCGCCACCACACTGACCGAGCGGGTCGAAGACCTGTATCCCCATTTCAACGAACGGGAGGTCAGTCATTTTGTGCAGTCCCTGGGCTCGCAAGAGCAGGGGCATCAAATGCTCAACAGACTGGACCGGGAGCTCGATGACCTGAAGGTGCTGTTGAATCGCTGGCGCTACGAACAAGGTGAGGCCTGGGGGCCGAATCGAGAAGGATTCGTGAACGGTGGCGGGCTGCACATTTCTGAACGGCTCATCGAGTGCTTCGAGAGAAAGCCCACGGTGCTGGGCGAACGCAACAGCACTGCCAATGGCCGCTACGTGCTGGACTTGTCCACCGAGATGGATGTGATCGATCTCGAGCTCTGGTGGCAGAAGATGCCGGAGATCAAGCCCTACCTGGAGCAGATCGACACCCTGAACCTGGACCGCACGACCTTTACCACCACCTCCTCCGGCCTGCTCGAAAGCTTCCCGCACCTGCGCCAACTGAGCGCCAGGAGTTGCGGCTTGACGCAGCTGCCGGAAGGTATCGGCAAGATGCATTTCCTGCGCACCTTGCGTCTGATGAACAACGACATCACCCTGACGCCGCCGGCCGTCGAGCAACTGCGCAACCTGACCCACCTGGAAACCCTCAGGCTTGATGACAACCCACGACTCAGGCTTCTTCCGGATGTCTCGCGCATGCCCAAACTGAGGATCCTCGGCTTGAGCACCACCGGTGCCACAAAATGGCCCGAGGGCCTGTTCGGGCCGTTCAGCAAGCGCCGTCCGCGGGGGTTCTTCCTGGACATGCTGAACAACCCGATCAGCGAACTGCCGAACGTTGTGCCAGGTTCCGACGATGCCTTTATCGTGGCGCGCACCCTGGTACATCAAGCCCCCCTGTCGGAACGCAACCGGCTGCTCTACCAGGAATATCGTCGCTCGGTCGGCCTCGCCGCCGAGCAGGTGTACGCACTCTATGCCCCCCGCGCCATGGAGCAGTGGCCGATGAGCAACGACTCGACCTGGTGGAGTAACCGGGCGCCGGGCCTGGGGACCTTCCGCGAAGAGGCCTGGGACGACCTGATGACCGAGCCGAACTCCCGGGGCTTTTTTACCCTGATCGACAAGCAGACCCACTCGGCCGACTACCGCGCCGGCGGCCAGTTGCGCCAGCAGCTCAGCGATCGGGTGTGGCGCATGATCGAAGCCATGGACCTGGACAAAGACCTGCGCAAGGACCTGTTCGAAATGGCCAGCCCTTCACATCGAGTTTCTTGCTGCTCTCGCCTTCAATCAGCGTAAAGCGGTACTCGCGACCGGCCTGTTTCTCGAATTGAAAACTGCGGCCCGCCAGAATGTGATGCTTGGTGGTCGGCATACAGTCCTGCTCGTCGCTGACCGAACAATCCTTGAACTCATCGATCACCACCACGGTGTTGCCGTTGTTGCGGATACGGTAGTTGGCCTTGTCGTTTTCGATCACGCTGGCGAAACGCGCGTCCTTGGGCCGCACGAAGAACACCGCGCCGTAACCGGCCAGTACCGTGACTCCGGCGGACAGGGCCTCGCGGTACGCCTCACGCTCCTCCACGGACACCGCGAACTCGTCTTCCTTCTCGGGCACCACCGGCACAAAGCGCACACGGAAATATCGCTCGTGTTCACGCTCGCCCATGTACAACAGGCGCGTGCCCTGCATGCCGTTGGCGGGCACGATCAAGCGCGCCGGGCTGGCCATCAGGCCATCCCGGGCGGCGCCGTCAGGACTGGCCTGGAGCGGCACTTCCCGGGACTTGCCGTCGGCGTCGTAGAGGATTTCCAGGATGTTGACCTTGACGAAGGCGGTGCTGTCGCCGCCGTTGAAAACGCGTTTCAGGTAGGTGCTTTTATCACCGTCCATGTAGTCGTACACCGTGCCGATATTGATATTGGGGCCGGCATGGGCCGTTTGCGCGAACAGGCAAAAGCCGAACAGAGCCAACAGGGGTTTCATCGTTGCGAACCTCGTTAATTGAATGAGAGCAAAGGGCGAACCGCTAGATTTCCGAATCCCAGATCACCGTGACATTCCCGGAATACTGGCGTTGATGCCCCGGGCGCAGCATTGACGCCACTTCGTGGGGAGGGATCTCGAAATGCAGGGTGCCGGGTCTGCGCTCTACATAAAACGCCGGCTGGAACAGTTCGGTGCCGCTGCCATCGCGAAGCAAGGGCCGTCGCTCGACGGATTTTCCGCTTGCATCGCTCAAGCCTCGAGGAAGGCTGACGCTGACGTTCAGAGGCACGAAGTTGCCGGACACCGGCTCGCGTAACGAGCAGGTTTTGCCGTCCTGTGTGTATTCACATTCCAGATTCATCTTGAAGCGCGAACTGGCCGAGATATTGAACGTCTGGTCGCGGAACAGGCGCGTGGGTTTACGGCCCTGCTGCAGCCAGGCCTGCCAGCCGCCCTGGGGCACCAGCTCAACGCGAGTGCCGCCCGGCGGGATCTCGACCTTGAGGGCGTGTTCAACCGTCAGGGTGAAGTCGAGCTGGATGATGTTGTCCGCGAGCAACACGGTGTCGCCCAGATCGAAGTCGCCGCCAGGGCCAATCGTATATACCTGCGTCCCTTCGTAGACGCCCGTGGACATTTTCAATGGATCAGGGGTGCGTAGCTGGTAGGTGAAATCCAGATACTGGAAGCCAAAACCGGGAATCAGGAAATTGGCCTGCTTGCTGCAAATCCCTTCATTGGGGGTCAACCAGAAGAAATTGAAACTGGTAATACTGACGCTATTGTTGCCGATGCCAATACAGGAGCCCGGCGGGCGGGCCCAGTTTCCTCCTTGCCATAAAGCACTATGGGCGTTAAATATGTCGGGAACACCGGTGATCAGACGCACGTCATCGCTCAGGTGATAAGTCCCCCCTACCCCGGCGATACGAACCTCCACCGTGGCCTCTTCGCCAGTGGTGCGCTCTCTTACCGTCAAGTGCCGCCAGTTTGCCGGAGCCTTGATCATCGCCCCCTTGCGCACATCCGAATGGTTGGCCTCGATGGGACCAAAGAGCTCGCTCGTCACATGAGACCGGAGGCTGAAGATGCCGTAATACTGGCAGATGACCGGATTGTCCCGACAGAAGCCCATACTGGGCGTCGTGTTCTTGAACTCGTTTTTCTGCGGGTTATTCGGGTCCGGGTTGAAGGTGGCCGTGATCGGCAGCACTTTCGCCTCGATCTGTTGACTCGACACCACCAGGCAGGCGCCAATGAGCAACCCTCTTGCAGCAGTCCATTGGAGGGCCGCAAGAAGGTTCAGCATTCTGAAAAATCCAGGCATTGAGTCCATCAACCCGCCCTCTGCATGGCATCGGCCACATCCGCCAACGTATCCGGCGTGCACCGCAGGTCGCCGATCATCAGCACATTGTTTTCCGTGCGGCCTTGGCTCGGGTCCAGGCGGAACTGGCACAGCAACTGGCTGCCGTGGCGAACCTCCAGGGTCGGCGAGCCGGCATTCATTTCCATGGAGAAGAAGCCGTCCACTTCACTGACCCCGCGACTGGCATGGTTGATGATGTGGTGGCCCTTGAGCGGGTTGCCCTGGGGGTCGACCAGACGACCGAGCACGGTGAGGGTTTTCATCACGCGAACCTGGCGATATTCGACGCCGCCCTTGTTCAGGTGATAGCTGGAGCGTGCCGGCTGGATGGTCGCGGCCGGCACGTGATTGCCTTCGAAGTCGAAGCTGACCGAACTGCTCTTGTACGCGGTGACCGGCACGAAATTGCGCCCGGGCTTGAGCAGCGCGCTGCCACCGCTCAAGTCGTCGGCGCGCAGGGCGATGCCGTCGATGTCGGATTCCACATCGATGATCATGCCGGCGCCGTTGCGGCTGTACTGGCTGGTCATGACCATCTTCTGGCCACCCACCGCCACGGTGCTGTCCAGGTTCAGGCCGCCGGTGAAATCATTGTTGTAGGACGAACGCTGGATGAAACCGTCAGCGTTGAGGACGTCCGTTTGCATCGTCGCCATCGCATTCATGCCGACGCCATAGGTGTCGGTGATGGCCGTGGCCGAAACGCTTTGCAGCAGGTGATCCTGCAGGTCTTTGCGGTAGGTGACCGAGGCGTTGTTATCCCGCCCGCCCTCTCGGGCTGTGCGAGTGCCAATGCTGCCGGAGATCTGCTCACCCGGGCCGCCCAAGGCAATGTTGATGCTCAGGTCGATGCCACGGTTGCGATCGTCACCCGAACTGAAGCTGCCCGGCCGGTCGAACAATGACAGCCGCCAGTTGGCGTCGCTGCCGAACAGCCGGGTGCGCTGGGTCCAGCCCAGATCCACGCCGGTGCCTTCGGTGTTGCCTTCGCTGTGGGAGACCCTGGCATTGACCGAGCTTTTGCCGGTTATTCGGTGATTCACCGAAAGCGACGAGTTACTGGTCTGACCGACAAACACATTGCGTTGGCGCACCCGCGTGCCGTCGGGCAGGGTGTCGTAGAGGCGAGTGGTGTCGAGCCAGCTGCGGTTGTGGCTGGCGACGATGCTGCCGCTGCCGTAGGAATACAGCCCCTGCACATCCAGGCCGGTGCCGTAGTCTTCGGTCTGGTAGACGTTGGCATAGACACTGGCATTGTTGACGATCGCCCAATCCACCGAAGTGCCGTACTGCAACGCGTCGCGCACCTGTCGCCCGCTCAACCCCAGGATCACCCGTGGGTGCAGCAGGAAGTTGAACGCCGCGCCCGCGGTCATGTCGCCATCGTCCTGCTCATCCCAGTTGCTGAGTACTTTGGACTCACGACCGGCAAACAGGTTGTAGCGCCAGCGTTCTTCGTGATTGCGCCAGTTGTTCGGTTTGTAGACCAGTTCCTGGGTGCTGGAGGTGATCTGACCGTCCTCGATCAGGCGTACTTCCACTTCATAGATGCCACCCGGTAGCGGGCGGGTATCGAGGGTCTGCAACCCGGCGGGCATCGCCTGGGTATTGATCAGCAAACCGTCGCGGTAGATTTCCACCGAACCCTGGCGGTTGGCGGTGACATAAATCGGATAGACCGCCGGCTTCGGGTTATTGATGGCCAGGCTGTCGGAGCTGCCATACATCACGCCCAGCGCCGTGTCGGGGCTGGTGCCGAACGTACGCGGTTGCCGGGTCAGCCCTTCGGACGAGGGTGTGAACAAACCCAAGCGTAGAAAACTGCCCGCCAGTTCGCGCTGGGTGTAGAGCTCGTTTACCGAGTGATATGTCTGATCATCCAGGCCACCCAGTCGTGACAGTTGGATGTTGACCGCTTGAGTCCAGTTGCCCAGGCTGCTGCTGGCTTCAAGGCCATAACGCCCACCCAGGTCCTGATTCTGGCCGCCGTTGAGGTTGAGCTGGTTGCGCACGATCAGTCCGGTACTGCCGCCTTCAGGTTGACTGTAATAAAGCGGTGGCTGGTCATCGCGCTCGGCGTTTTCCGTGAGGATCGAGACCAGTGAATTTTCCAGGCTGTAGTGCACCGCCATCAGTTGCTCCGGGCAGTTGGCCTGGCAGCCACCCAGCGCCACACCTTGCTTCAAATAATTTGACCAGGTGTCGCGCTCACTGGATTTGAGCCTGCTGTCGCTGACATCCGCGAAGTCAACGAGGGTGATGCGATCGTCGCGTGTTAACACCACCATCGCCTCACCGAGAAATTGTTGGTCGAGCTCCACGCGCACAGCCAGGGGCACATCAAAAAAATGCTCTTCGAACTCACTGGGCAGACCCTTGGCCTGCGCCAGCAAACTTCGAGGCGTATTAGCGTTATCCGCTGGTTCGGCCAAGGCCGTTGCACAGAAAAAAAGGGCAAGCGCCGTCGCGATGGAAGTCATCGGGAACATGAACGAAATACTCTGAGGATAAGTGCGTTAAAACCCGATCGACAGGCAGTAACTGCCCATCGACCGGCAAGTGTTAACGAATAAGGCCGAGCCTTAAGTCATGCAGTCTTAGTTGATGCGCGGAATAGCATCGAAGATCACGACTGGAGTGGCCGTGAACAGGCCCGTTTGTGCGGCAGTGGGTTTGGCTGCGGCGATCACCAGATCCGCCCGCATGCCGCCGTTGGACTCGGTATCGCCAACCACTTCCTGAGAAGCGCCGGTCAAGGTGACGCCGTTGAAGCTATAGGTCAGCGCGATGTTGCTGCTACCGTTGAACAGCGGTTGCGGGCCGCCTTCCACATAAGCACCGACCGAACCGTTGGTGTGTCGAACATCGTAAGTCGCACGCAGCGGCTCCAAGGTGCCATCGGCCAGGCGGTAGGCCATTGTTTCATCTTTACCGAAGTCAGGGTTGACAGGTTGAGCATGGAAGACCTGGGTAGGAATGGTGGCGCTGATGTTGATGGAGGTGCGCGATTCTTCCGCAGCGAAGGCCATTGAAGCGTTCAGGGCCAGGAGGGTCATCGGGACGGCGATTGCGAACTTCTTGAACATTGTGGAGTACCTGTTTTTTCGAGTAATTGGTATGTGAAAGTCGGCATTTTATTTTTATCGCCTCAAATAGTGGCGATTTGGCTCAACTTT
Proteins encoded in this window:
- a CDS encoding dermonecrotic toxin domain-containing protein; this translates as MPHIHGRISADTGEEKGRHYDFIQSRIHPTFKGASRQRIRELSQTKSTSEQWTTISRVFDHTPLQQANLELWSAQNSVDRTLEKVQGVYEFAEPLLTDALLKQYRVDVDVTQTCLYLYLPKTLPWYASDLGGVVTRTVSLLDAALHNFSSKETCEADSDFISQPDARGHFDILPIKRKMSIAQFQGLCRELDIGARYNKYLEEQLKPKDGLAQGVLKRKLIESDKAAFKAAAQLAVLTGDIDAQARDLILSMLDGQRNLTRKGWVMEFSELSILDSRLTGIVLLTARAEQDPRAVTPVIAYVPQDPEHPLKEYASGVALLDELTRQLRANLVVSSTGMTYQQYFSRFVDQADRGHFFGGLQQRLFEVKWHEKAPLDPGPSWREVPVTTPNLHFGTTPFTGELWQYRFELKLSKVLNDARYIAVSTAEADSNARWAWWENFRKIVSDLFNIALMVVTPFVPGLGEMMLVYSAYQMTSDVVEGILDLTMGLRIEAGEHITAAVTDFLSLVAFAAGGQIGEVARLKLSPLIEGMKPVTLPNGEPRLWNPDLTPYQRPDVQLPTDSRPDALGLHTHEGEKILPLENQHYALQQDAQTGTWRVKHPERDNAYQPEVKHNGRGAWTHEAENPRTWERPTLMRRLGHSVEAFTDADLEQVRIASGTDEGALRRLYADNTAPPPLLEDSLTRLRIQRQARQNVENIRTGQALDADAYWFEPLATYLDGWPEDKALKVYEKTDRTGPFRQYGNAEATNEQTLSTSLAQLTSAEFAPDLVEFLSEEELRAVLGSPEDKSAQVQTMRDRLADEATRLNTDIVNQLYQGAQACDDAQVSLIRQTYPELPSSAASILLDTAEPGERTRLTQEQRLPLSLKTRAREAAFEARTNHAYEGFHDGAQWSVQTESLALNALRIHTDTFAQLRIEVREGATDGTVRTSVGNPDASTVRLLVRNEPNQFGVWDDANGKLHDATDFYEAVLNAMPSEKRAQLGYQPGQGEHFRQWVMAKTDTPAERRTALAEPPILSTANHQDMTLLRGPTLSRSATTLTERVEDLYPHFNEREVSHFVQSLGSQEQGHQMLNRLDRELDDLKVLLNRWRYEQGEAWGPNREGFVNGGGLHISERLIECFERKPTVLGERNSTANGRYVLDLSTEMDVIDLELWWQKMPEIKPYLEQIDTLNLDRTTFTTTSSGLLESFPHLRQLSARSCGLTQLPEGIGKMHFLRTLRLMNNDITLTPPAVEQLRNLTHLETLRLDDNPRLRLLPDVSRMPKLRILGLSTTGATKWPEGLFGPFSKRRPRGFFLDMLNNPISELPNVVPGSDDAFIVARTLVHQAPLSERNRLLYQEYRRSVGLAAEQVYALYAPRAMEQWPMSNDSTWWSNRAPGLGTFREEAWDDLMTEPNSRGFFTLIDKQTHSADYRAGGQLRQQLSDRVWRMIEAMDLDKDLRKDLFEMASPSHRVSCCSRLQSA
- a CDS encoding TcfC E-set like domain-containing protein, whose translation is MFPMTSIATALALFFCATALAEPADNANTPRSLLAQAKGLPSEFEEHFFDVPLAVRVELDQQFLGEAMVVLTRDDRITLVDFADVSDSRLKSSERDTWSNYLKQGVALGGCQANCPEQLMAVHYSLENSLVSILTENAERDDQPPLYYSQPEGGSTGLIVRNQLNLNGGQNQDLGGRYGLEASSSLGNWTQAVNIQLSRLGGLDDQTYHSVNELYTQRELAGSFLRLGLFTPSSEGLTRQPRTFGTSPDTALGVMYGSSDSLAINNPKPAVYPIYVTANRQGSVEIYRDGLLINTQAMPAGLQTLDTRPLPGGIYEVEVRLIEDGQITSSTQELVYKPNNWRNHEERWRYNLFAGRESKVLSNWDEQDDGDMTAGAAFNFLLHPRVILGLSGRQVRDALQYGTSVDWAIVNNASVYANVYQTEDYGTGLDVQGLYSYGSGSIVASHNRSWLDTTRLYDTLPDGTRVRQRNVFVGQTSNSSLSVNHRITGKSSVNARVSHSEGNTEGTGVDLGWTQRTRLFGSDANWRLSLFDRPGSFSSGDDRNRGIDLSINIALGGPGEQISGSIGTRTAREGGRDNNASVTYRKDLQDHLLQSVSATAITDTYGVGMNAMATMQTDVLNADGFIQRSSYNNDFTGGLNLDSTVAVGGQKMVMTSQYSRNGAGMIIDVESDIDGIALRADDLSGGSALLKPGRNFVPVTAYKSSSVSFDFEGNHVPAATIQPARSSYHLNKGGVEYRQVRVMKTLTVLGRLVDPQGNPLKGHHIINHASRGVSEVDGFFSMEMNAGSPTLEVRHGSQLLCQFRLDPSQGRTENNVLMIGDLRCTPDTLADVADAMQRAG
- a CDS encoding CS1 type fimbrial major subunit, producing MFKKFAIAVPMTLLALNASMAFAAEESRTSINISATIPTQVFHAQPVNPDFGKDETMAYRLADGTLEPLRATYDVRHTNGSVGAYVEGGPQPLFNGSSNIALTYSFNGVTLTGASQEVVGDTESNGGMRADLVIAAAKPTAAQTGLFTATPVVIFDAIPRIN